One genomic segment of Desmodus rotundus isolate HL8 chromosome 5, HLdesRot8A.1, whole genome shotgun sequence includes these proteins:
- the SLC37A4 gene encoding glucose-6-phosphate exchanger SLC37A4 isoform X1, protein MAAQGYGYYRTVIFLAMFGGYSLYYFNRKTFSFVMPSLVEEIPLDKDDLGLITSSQSAAYAISKFVSGVLSDQMSARWLFSSGLLLVGLVNVVFSWSSTVPVFAALWFLNGLAQGLGWPPCGKVLRKWFEPSQFGTWWAILSTSMNLAGGLGPILATLLAQRYSWRSTLALSGALCAAVSFLCLLLIRNEPADVGLCNLDPTPSKGKKGSLKEDSTLQELLLSPYLWVLSTGYLVVFGVKTCCTDWGQFFLIQEKGQSALVGSSYMSAVEVGGLVGSIAAGYLSDQAMAKAGLSTYGNPRHGLLLLMMAGMTMSMYLFRVTVTSDSPKDIAFWTLALHPLAELTGFKEHELWILVLGALFGFSSYGPIALFGVIANESAPPNLCGTSHAIVGLMANVGGFLAGLPFSSIAKHYSWSTAFWVAEVICAASTAAFFVLRNICTKMGRVPKKAE, encoded by the exons ATGGCGGCCCAAGGCTATGGTTATTATCGCACTGTGATCTTCTTGGCAATGTTTGGAGGGTACAGCCTGTATTACTTCAACCGCAAGACCTTCTCCTTTGTCATGCCATCGTTGGTAGAGGAGATCCCTTTGGACAAGGATGACTTGG GGCTCATCACCAGCAGCCAGTCGGCAGCCTATGCCATTAGCAAGTTTGTGAGTGGGGTACTGTCTGACCAAATGAGTGCTCGCTGGCTCTTCTCCTCTGGGCTGCTCCTGGTTGGCCTGGTCAATGTAGTCTTTTCCTGGAGTTCTACAGTGCCTGTCTTCGCTGCTCTCTGGTTCCTCAATGGCCTGGCacaggggctgggctggccccCATGTGGGAAGGTCCTGAGAAAG tGGTTTGAGCCATCTCAATTTGGCACTTGGTGGGCCATCCTGTCAACCAGCATGAACCTGGCTGGAGGGCTGGGCCCTATCCTGGCAACCCTCCTTGCTCAGAGATATAGCTGGCGCAGCACCCTGGCCCTGTCTGGGGCCCTGTGTGCGGctgtctccttcctctgtctcctgctCATCCGCAATGAACCTGCTGATGTTGGACTCTGCAACCTggaccccaccccctccaaggGCAAGAAGG GCTCCTTGAAGGAAGACAGCACCTTACAGGAGCTGCTGCTGTCCCCTTACCTGTGGGTGCTCTCCACTGGCTACCTTGTGGTGTTTGGAGTAAAGACTTGCTGTACTGACTGGGGCCAGTTCTTCCTTATCCAGGAGAAAGGACAGTCAGCCCTCGTGG GTAGCTCCTACATGAGTGCCGTGGAGGTTGGAGGCCTTGTAGGCAGTATTGCAGCTGGCTACCTGTCAGACCAGGCCATGGCAAAG GCAGGGCTATCTACCTACGGGAACCCTCGCCATGGCCTGTTGCTGCTCATGATGGCTGGCATGACAATGTCCATGTACCTTTTCCGGGTAACTGTGACCAGTGACTCCCCCAAG GATATTGCTTTCTGGACTCTGGCTCTTCACCCTCTTGCTGAGCTCACAGGCTTTAAGGAACATGAG CTCTGGATCCTGGTGTTAGGAGCTCTGTTTGGTTTCTCTTCTTATGGTCCCATTGCCTTGTTTGGAGTTATAGCCAACGAGAGTGCCCCTCCCAACTTGTGCGGCACCTCCCATGCCATTGTGGGACTGATGGCCAATG TGGGTGGCTTTCTGGCTGGCTTGCCCTTCAGCTCCATTGCCAAGCACTACAGCTGGAGCACAGCCTTCTGGGTGGCTGAAGTGATCTGTGCAGCCAGCACAGCTGCGTTCTTCGTCCTACGAAACATCTGTACCAAGATGGGCCGAGTGCCCAAGAAGGCTGAATGA
- the TRAPPC4 gene encoding trafficking protein particle complex subunit 4 isoform X1, protein MAIFSVYVVNKAGGLIYQLDSYAPRAEAEKTFSYPLDLLLKLHDERVLVAFGQRDGIRGWLDWGRVGHAVLAINGMDVNGKYTADGKEVLEYLGNPANYPVSIRFGRPRLTSNEKLMLASMFHSLFAIGSQLSPEQGSSGIEVLETDTFKLHCFQTLTGIKFVVLADPRQAGIDSLLRKIYEIYSDFALKNPFYSLEMPIRCELFDQNLKLALEVAEKAGTYGPGT, encoded by the exons ATGGCGATTTTCAGTGTGTATGTGGTGAACAAGGCTGGCGGCCTGATTTATCAACTAGACAGCTACGCACCACGGGCCGAGGCTGAGAAAACTTTCAGTTACCCGCTTGATCTGCTGCTCAAGCTACATGACGAGAGAGTGCTAGTAGCCTTCGGCCAGCGCGACGGCATCCGGGGTTGGCTAGACTGGGGAAGGG TGGGCCACGCAGTGCTGGCCATTAATGGCATGGACGTGAACGGCAAGTACACGGCTGATGGGAAGGAGGTGCTGGAGTACCTAGGTAATCCTGCTAACTACCCGGTGTCCATTCGATTCGGCCGGCCTCGCCTCACCTCCAACGAGAAGCTCATGTTGGCCTCCATGTTCCACTC GCTGTTTGCAATCGGCTCCCAGCTATCTCCTGAACAGGGCAGCTCAGGCATTGAGGTGCTGGAGACAGACACATTCAAACTGCACTGCTTCCAGACACTGACAG GGATCAAGTTTGTGGTGCTGGCAGACCCTCGGCAAGCTGGGATAGATTCTCTTCTCCGAAAGATTTATGAGATTTACTCAGACTTTGCCCTCAAGAATCCATTCTACTCCCTGGAAATGCCTATCAG GTGTGAGCTGTTTGACCAGAACCTGAAGTTAGCCCTGGAGGTGGCAGAGAAGGCTGGAACTTACGGACCTGGGACATAG
- the RPS25 gene encoding small ribosomal subunit protein eS25 codes for MPPKDDKKKKDAGKSAKKDKDPVNKSGGKAKKKKWSKGKVRDKLNNLVLFDKATYDKLCKEVPNYKLITPAVVSERLKIRGSLARAALQELLSKGLIKLVSKHRAQVIYTRNTKGGDAPAVGEDA; via the exons ATG CCGCCCAAGGacgacaagaagaagaaagatgctGGGAAGTCTgccaagaaagacaaagacccaGTGAACAAATCTGGAGGCAAAGCCAAAAAGAAG AAGTGGTCCAAAGGCAAAGTTCGAGACAAACTCAATAACCTAGTCTTGTTTGACAAAGCAACATATGATAAACTCTGTAAGGAAGTTCCCAACTACAAGCTTATAACCCCAGCTGTTGTCTCTGAGCGACTGAAGATCCGCGGTTCCTTGGCTAGGGCAGCCCTTCAGGAGCTCCTTAGTAAAG GACTTATTAAACTAGTTTCAAAGCACAGAGCTCAAGTAATTTATACCAGAAACACCAAAGGTGGAGATGCCCCAGCTGTTGGTGAAGATGCATGA
- the TRAPPC4 gene encoding trafficking protein particle complex subunit 4 isoform X2 produces MAIFSVYVVNKAGGLIYQLDSYAPRAEAEKTFSYPLDLLLKLHDERVLVAFGQRDGIRVGHAVLAINGMDVNGKYTADGKEVLEYLGNPANYPVSIRFGRPRLTSNEKLMLASMFHSLFAIGSQLSPEQGSSGIEVLETDTFKLHCFQTLTGIKFVVLADPRQAGIDSLLRKIYEIYSDFALKNPFYSLEMPIRCELFDQNLKLALEVAEKAGTYGPGT; encoded by the exons ATGGCGATTTTCAGTGTGTATGTGGTGAACAAGGCTGGCGGCCTGATTTATCAACTAGACAGCTACGCACCACGGGCCGAGGCTGAGAAAACTTTCAGTTACCCGCTTGATCTGCTGCTCAAGCTACATGACGAGAGAGTGCTAGTAGCCTTCGGCCAGCGCGACGGCATCCGGG TGGGCCACGCAGTGCTGGCCATTAATGGCATGGACGTGAACGGCAAGTACACGGCTGATGGGAAGGAGGTGCTGGAGTACCTAGGTAATCCTGCTAACTACCCGGTGTCCATTCGATTCGGCCGGCCTCGCCTCACCTCCAACGAGAAGCTCATGTTGGCCTCCATGTTCCACTC GCTGTTTGCAATCGGCTCCCAGCTATCTCCTGAACAGGGCAGCTCAGGCATTGAGGTGCTGGAGACAGACACATTCAAACTGCACTGCTTCCAGACACTGACAG GGATCAAGTTTGTGGTGCTGGCAGACCCTCGGCAAGCTGGGATAGATTCTCTTCTCCGAAAGATTTATGAGATTTACTCAGACTTTGCCCTCAAGAATCCATTCTACTCCCTGGAAATGCCTATCAG GTGTGAGCTGTTTGACCAGAACCTGAAGTTAGCCCTGGAGGTGGCAGAGAAGGCTGGAACTTACGGACCTGGGACATAG
- the SLC37A4 gene encoding glucose-6-phosphate exchanger SLC37A4 isoform X2 — MAAQGYGYYRTVIFLAMFGGYSLYYFNRKTFSFVMPSLVEEIPLDKDDLGLITSSQSAAYAISKFVSGVLSDQMSARWLFSSGLLLVGLVNVVFSWSSTVPVFAALWFLNGLAQGLGWPPCGKVLRKWFEPSQFGTWWAILSTSMNLAGGLGPILATLLAQRYSWRSTLALSGALCAAVSFLCLLLIRNEPADVGLCNLDPTPSKGKKGSLKEDSTLQELLLSPYLWVLSTGYLVVFGVKTCCTDWGQFFLIQEKGQSALVGSSYMSAVEVGGLVGSIAAGYLSDQAMAKAGLSTYGNPRHGLLLLMMAGMTMSMYLFRVTVTSDSPKLWILVLGALFGFSSYGPIALFGVIANESAPPNLCGTSHAIVGLMANVGGFLAGLPFSSIAKHYSWSTAFWVAEVICAASTAAFFVLRNICTKMGRVPKKAE, encoded by the exons ATGGCGGCCCAAGGCTATGGTTATTATCGCACTGTGATCTTCTTGGCAATGTTTGGAGGGTACAGCCTGTATTACTTCAACCGCAAGACCTTCTCCTTTGTCATGCCATCGTTGGTAGAGGAGATCCCTTTGGACAAGGATGACTTGG GGCTCATCACCAGCAGCCAGTCGGCAGCCTATGCCATTAGCAAGTTTGTGAGTGGGGTACTGTCTGACCAAATGAGTGCTCGCTGGCTCTTCTCCTCTGGGCTGCTCCTGGTTGGCCTGGTCAATGTAGTCTTTTCCTGGAGTTCTACAGTGCCTGTCTTCGCTGCTCTCTGGTTCCTCAATGGCCTGGCacaggggctgggctggccccCATGTGGGAAGGTCCTGAGAAAG tGGTTTGAGCCATCTCAATTTGGCACTTGGTGGGCCATCCTGTCAACCAGCATGAACCTGGCTGGAGGGCTGGGCCCTATCCTGGCAACCCTCCTTGCTCAGAGATATAGCTGGCGCAGCACCCTGGCCCTGTCTGGGGCCCTGTGTGCGGctgtctccttcctctgtctcctgctCATCCGCAATGAACCTGCTGATGTTGGACTCTGCAACCTggaccccaccccctccaaggGCAAGAAGG GCTCCTTGAAGGAAGACAGCACCTTACAGGAGCTGCTGCTGTCCCCTTACCTGTGGGTGCTCTCCACTGGCTACCTTGTGGTGTTTGGAGTAAAGACTTGCTGTACTGACTGGGGCCAGTTCTTCCTTATCCAGGAGAAAGGACAGTCAGCCCTCGTGG GTAGCTCCTACATGAGTGCCGTGGAGGTTGGAGGCCTTGTAGGCAGTATTGCAGCTGGCTACCTGTCAGACCAGGCCATGGCAAAG GCAGGGCTATCTACCTACGGGAACCCTCGCCATGGCCTGTTGCTGCTCATGATGGCTGGCATGACAATGTCCATGTACCTTTTCCGGGTAACTGTGACCAGTGACTCCCCCAAG CTCTGGATCCTGGTGTTAGGAGCTCTGTTTGGTTTCTCTTCTTATGGTCCCATTGCCTTGTTTGGAGTTATAGCCAACGAGAGTGCCCCTCCCAACTTGTGCGGCACCTCCCATGCCATTGTGGGACTGATGGCCAATG TGGGTGGCTTTCTGGCTGGCTTGCCCTTCAGCTCCATTGCCAAGCACTACAGCTGGAGCACAGCCTTCTGGGTGGCTGAAGTGATCTGTGCAGCCAGCACAGCTGCGTTCTTCGTCCTACGAAACATCTGTACCAAGATGGGCCGAGTGCCCAAGAAGGCTGAATGA